GAAGCCTTTTTCGACCATGCCGAGCAGCAGCCAGTGCGGCAAGCCGGGCACGCAGTCCGGTCCGGGGCGCGTGACTAAGCCGGAGCCGCTGGCCGCCATGATCAAGCTTTTCACCCGGCCGGGGAAATTAAGCGCCATGGTGAGCGCGACGCGGCCGCCCATGGAGTGGCCGAGCAAGTGTACTTTAGCGATGTGCAAATGATCGAGCAGCGAGACGGCGTCGTTGGCCATCTGTTCGATCGAATAAACTTGCTGCGCGACCGTGGTGCGCGGACAGCCGCGCGGATCGTGCAGAATCATTTGCATTGACTTCGATAAGGCCGGCACTTGATAAGGTTTCCACACTTCGCCGGAAAACGCCGTGGAGGGAAACAGCAGGAGCGCTTCGCCCGCGCCGTGGATTTCGTAGTAGAGCTTCGCGCCCGTCGGCAGATCAGCGTGCGGCATGGAATTACTTCGCGCTGTGCTGCTTCACCCAGTCGGCGATCGTTCGATTGGTATCTTCCGGCGCTTGCCAGAAAAATCCGTGGGATTGGCCTTTGAGCAATTTTAGCTCGGCACCGGCGATGCGATTTTTGACCGCCTCGGCTTGGGCCAAGTGATTGCTGCGGCCGGAATCGTTGTCACCGATCAAAATCAGCGTCGGCACTTTGACGTCGCCCAAGCGGTGCGTCGCCTCCCAGTTGTGGCGCGCGATGATCAAATGAATGTACTCGGAGAGTTTGGCGTGGGTCGGCCATACTTGTTGGAAAAACGCTTCGACGGTCGTGGGATTTTTCTTGCGGTAGTCGTCGGTGAAAAACGCACTGGTGTCGCAGTATTCTTCGCGCAGCGCTTTCTCAAAACCTTTTTCGACCATGCGAATTACCAGCCAGTGCGGCAGGCCGGGAACGCAGTCAGGACCTGGACGCGGCACTTGGCCCGAGCCGCTGGCCGCCATAATCAAGCTTTTCACTCTGCCGGGAAAGTTGAGCGCCATCTCCAGCGCGATGCGCCCGCCCATGGAATGGCCGCAGAGATGGGCCGAGGGGATTTTCAAATGATCGAGCAGAGCGACGATGTCGTTGGCCATCTGATTGATCGTGTAAACCTGCTGCGTCGCTACCGAGCGGCCGCAACCGCGCGGATCGTGAATGATCAAGTTTGTCGACTGCGCCAGCGGCAACTGCGACGGCTTCCACGCTTCCGCGGAAAATCCGGTGGACGGAATCAGCACCAGCGGCTCGCCTTGGCCGTGGGTTTCGAAATACATGTTCACGCCTGACGGTAAGTTGATGTTCGGCATAGCAGTTCCTTTTTTTGAATTGCGATTACAGTTTCATCTGCTGGATCATCGCCTGGGTCAACGGGTTGGAGTCATCGAGCAGTTTCTCCGACATCGTATAATGGTTGGCGCTGGGGACGACGAGATATTCGGCGTTCACGCCCTGCTGTTTAACGTAGTTGAAATAATCTTCCGACATCTGCTGCCAGCCCTTCGGTTCCGCGCCGCCGACGGCGACGACCAACGGGCATTTCACTTTTGGCGGATTCAAGAACGGACTGTTGAGTTTGGCGATCTCCGGCGTCATGTGCACTTGCTGCTGCACGCTGATCTTCATCACCATGTCGAGATCGAAGACGCCGGAGGTCGCCACCGCGCCTTTGATGCAGTCTTGCGCTAGACCCTCTTTCGTCCAGTCATTGGCCAGCGCCAACGCGGTCAGATGACCGCCCGCCGAGTGACCGGAGATAAAAACGCGCGACGGATCGCCGCTATAGCGCGTGATGTTTTTACAAACCCAAGCGATGGCGGCGCGGGTTTGGCGGACGATGTCGCTGACTGTGACTTGCGGACAAAGATCATATTCGACGAGCACGACTGTCGCGCCACGCTTAGTGAAAGTCGGCACGAAGTTGCAGTTGTCCTCCTTGCTGCCGCTGCGCCAGTAACCGCCATGAATGTAGATCAGCACCGGCCCGCCAGCTTTGTCAGCGGCGTAGATATCGAGCATCTCGCGCGGCGAGCTACCGTACGAAACATTGAGCCAAGAC
This is a stretch of genomic DNA from Deltaproteobacteria bacterium. It encodes these proteins:
- a CDS encoding alpha/beta fold hydrolase, with the protein product MPHADLPTGAKLYYEIHGAGEALLLFPSTAFSGEVWKPYQVPALSKSMQMILHDPRGCPRTTVAQQVYSIEQMANDAVSLLDHLHIAKVHLLGHSMGGRVALTMALNFPGRVKSLIMAASGSGLVTRPGPDCVPGLPHWLLLGMVEKGFEKFLRAEYCESEVFFTKDFRDRHPERIEEFFKLARATHANLSEYIHLSIARHNWEATHRLGDIQVPTLVLIGNNDKARSNHLLQAEALKNRIPGAELQILEGQSHGFFWQAPEETNAVIRDWVTRHTV
- a CDS encoding alpha/beta hydrolase, which codes for MPNINLPSGVNMYFETHGQGEPLVLIPSTGFSAEAWKPSQLPLAQSTNLIIHDPRGCGRSVATQQVYTINQMANDIVALLDHLKIPSAHLCGHSMGGRIALEMALNFPGRVKSLIMAASGSGQVPRPGPDCVPGLPHWLVIRMVEKGFEKALREEYCDTSAFFTDDYRKKNPTTVEAFFQQVWPTHAKLSEYIHLIIARHNWEATHRLGDVKVPTLILIGDNDSGRSNHLAQAEAVKNRIAGAELKLLKGQSHGFFWQAPEDTNRTIADWVKQHSAK
- a CDS encoding alpha/beta hydrolase translates to MIDQLYKGFRPNEMEYQYNPRESVPEFPELAKVRAAQAKKVRDTAKSWLNVSYGSSPREMLDIYAADKAGGPVLIYIHGGYWRSGSKEDNCNFVPTFTKRGATVVLVEYDLCPQVTVSDIVRQTRAAIAWVCKNITRYSGDPSRVFISGHSAGGHLTALALANDWTKEGLAQDCIKGAVATSGVFDLDMVMKISVQQQVHMTPEIAKLNSPFLNPPKVKCPLVVAVGGAEPKGWQQMSEDYFNYVKQQGVNAEYLVVPSANHYTMSEKLLDDSNPLTQAMIQQMKL